The Parus major isolate Abel unplaced genomic scaffold, Parus_major1.1 Scaffold470, whole genome shotgun sequence genome contains the following window.
CGGCCCTCACACCCTGCCAACATCGCCCGCGGTCACCGGGGGCAGCCGCGTCTCCTGGGAGTCTTCTCCAGACCCCCTGGGCTACCAGGGGGTGTCGTGTGGCCGAACGCGTTTTGGGGTGATGGTGGTGGATCGCGTACCCAGAACGACGCCGGGTGCTCATTTTTGGGTGAATTCTTCctatttttgcttcctttgtGGCCACCTGGACCCAACCCAGCACCCGACGCTTGCTTTGGGCAACCAAGTCTCGTTTGAACATTTTTTTGGGGATCCTTGGGCTGTTTTGTGCCCAAAGTCCCTTTTGAACCTCCTTGGTGGTGGCTCAGACCGCCCGGGGTCGCGTCACCCGCCTCAAACACCCCCCGGTGTTATTTCGCTGGGACTCACCCGGCACAGCCACGCCGTAGACGTTGACCTCCTGGATGAAGCTCACCAAGCCCAGCGTGGCCTCCACCTCCGTTGTGGCCACGTTCTCCCCTTtccagctggggaggagaagggacGGAGCCGTGTGGGGAGCGGAATTTTGGGCCGGCACCGACCCCTCGGAGACACGCGGGAGCGTGGGAATTACCGGAAGGTGTCCCCGACGCGGTCCTGGAAGTAGATGAACTTCTCGTGGTCCATCATGAGGAGGTCGCCGCTGTTGAAGAAGGCGTCGCCTTTGGCCAAGACGTCCCTCAGGATCTTCTTCTCCGTCTTCTGCGAGTCGCCGGCGTAGCCGTAGAACGGGGTGTTCTTGGTGATTTTGACCACGAGCAGCCCTGTCTCAcctccagggagggagaggagggttGGAGGCCGCTCAAGCCCTGCCTTGGCTTCTTCTGGGGCTTTCTGGTGGCTTCCAGTCCCCAGGGTGGTGGTGATGAGGGCCAAGAGGTGGTTTCGGTGCATCTCCAGCCCCGGGAAGGCCCCGGCCAGGTGGGTTCCTTACCGGGTTTGACGGGGATGCAGAACCCTCGCTCGTTGCGCACGACCTCATCCTCCTCCACGTCGTACCTGATCAGCTCGAAGGGAGCGAAgagctggaggggagggagggaccCGGGATTGCAACCAGGGAGGAGAAATTCCCTCCAGTGCCAGGTGTGGCCTGTTCCAACCCACGGGAGCACACCTGGGTGTGGCCTCCTCCAACCCCCACATTCCAGGAGTTAAAAaccatttgtttttttaattgccgTTAGTTTGAAGTCTCTCAGTTGAAATCATTAAAATCGAGTTTTATTTCAAGCTGTTTAAATGAGGTTTTAATCTGATCAATTCAAACCGTGAAGGAACTCGTGGTGGCATCTTCCAAACCCAGGGGACAACGtgatggggggaaaaaaatctgattttagcAGTTTTTGCTCAACAAGTGGATGAGGGACTCAAAGTGACCAGGTGTCCATGGACATCCCAAAACCAGGCTGCAAATCAACGCTGTTGAGGGAATTTTGGCCAACCAGGTGGAGGGGACTCCTTTGGGGTGGGAAAAGGCCGTTCTGGGGACTTCTGTGCCAGCCCAACCTGATGGACGGGGTGGACTTCCCCCGGGGACGTCACTGCTGGCTCCACCACCAAGAGGCACATCCAAGACCAAACCCAACCCGAGGTGCCACCTCGGGCCCCTCGGCGTCACGTCCACCCCGAGGAGCTCGTTCTCACCTTGAGGAACCTGTTGGCCCTGCCCACGGCCCCGACCTTCCCGGTGTAGTTGATGAAGCCGGCGTTGCCCTCGGTGGCCCCGTAGAACTCCCAGACGGCCACGGGCCCGAAGCGCCGCAGGAATTCCTTCCACACCTCGGCCCTCATGCCGTTGCCCAGGGCCATGCGCACGCCGTGCTCGCGGTCATCGGCATGCTGGGGGTGACACGGGGACAAGGGGTCACCTCAGGGTGCCACCGGAGTGTGGTGGAGCCCTCAGGGTGTTCCTGTGCTGGGCGGGGCCTCACCTTGGGCGTGTTACACAGGTAGCGCATGAGCTCGCCCACGTACTGGATGACGGTGACGTTGTAGCGCCGACAGTCGGACCAGAACTGGGAGGCGGAGAACTTGGAGCGCAGGACGCAGGTGGCTCCTGGGAGACACGGCATGGAGACAGTGAGCACAgaacattttgattttgtcCTTGTCTTNNNNNNNNNNNNNNNNNNNNNNNNNNNNNNNNNNNNNNNNNNNNNNNNNNNNNNNNNNNNNNNNNNNNNNNNNNNNNNNNNNNNNNNNNNNNNNNNNNNNNNNNNNNNNNNNNNNNNNNNNNNNNNNNNNNNNNNNNNNNNNNNNNNNNNNNNNNNNNNNNNNNNNNNNNNNNNNNNNNNNNNNNNNNNNNNNNNNNNNNNNNNNNNNNNNNNNNNNNNNNNNNNNNNNNNNNNNNNNNNNNNNNNNNNNNNNNNNNNNNNNNNNNNNNNNNNNNNNNNNNNNNNNNNNNNNNNNNNNNNNNNNNNNNNNNNNNNNNNNNNNNNNNNNNNNNNNNNNNNNNNNNNNNNNNNNNNNNNNNNNNNNNNNNNNNNNNNNNNNNNNNNNNNNNNNNNNNNNNNNNNNNNNNNNNNNNNNNNNNNNNNNNNNNNNNNNNNNNNNNNNNNNNNNNNNNNNNNNNNNNNNNNNNNNNNNNNNNNNNNNNNNNNNNNNNNNNNNNNNNNNNNNNNNNNNNNNNNNNNNNNNNNNNNNNNNNNNNNNNNNNNNNNNNNNNNNNNNNNNNNNNNNNNNNNNNNNNNNNNNNNNNNNNNNNNNNNNNNNNNNNNNNNNNNNNNNNNNNNNNNNNNNNNNNNNNNNNNNNNNNNNNNNNNNNNNNNNNNNNNNNNNNNNNNNNNNNNNNNNNNNNNNNNNNNNNNNNNNNNNNNNNNNNNNNNNNNNNNNNNNNNNNNNNNNNNNNNNNNNNNNNNNNNNNNNNNNNNNNNNNNNNNNNNNNNNNNNNNNNNNNNNNNNNNNNNNNNNNNNNNNNNNNNNNNNNNNNNNNNNNNNNNNNNNNNNNNNNNNNNNNNNNNNNNNNNNNNNNNNNNNNNNNNNNNNNNNNNNNNNNNNNNNNNNNNNNNNNNNNNNNNNNNNNNNNNNNNNNNNNNNNNNNNNNNNNNNNNNNNNNNNNNNNNNNNNNNNNNNNNNNNNNNNNNNNNNNNNNNNNNNNNNNNNNNNNNNNNNNNNNNNNNNNNNNNNNNNNNNNNNNNNNNNNNNNNNNNNNNNNNNNNNNNNNNNNNNNNNNNNNNNNNNNNNNNNNNNNNNNNNNNNNNNNNNNNNNNNNNNNNNNNNNNNNNNNNNNNNNNNNNNNNNNNNNNNNNNNNNNNNNNNNNNNNNNNNNNNNNNNNNNNNNNNNNNNNNNNNNNNNNNNNNNNNNNNNNNNNNNNNNNNNNNNNNNNNNNNNNNNNNNNNNNNNNNNNNNNNNNNNNNNNNNNNNNNNNNNNNNNNNNNNNNNNNNNNNNNNNNNNNNNNNNNNNNNNNNNNNNNNNNNNNNNNNNNNNNNNNNNNNNNNNNNNNNNNNNNNNNNNNNNNNNNNNNNNNNNNNNNNNNNNNNNNNNNNNNNNNNNNNNNNNNNNNNNNNNNNNNNNNNNNNNNNNNNNNNNNNNNNNNNNNNNNNNNNNNNNNNNNNNNNNNNNNNNNNNNNNNNNNNNNNNNNNNNNNNNNNNNNNNNNNNNNNNNNNNNNNNNNNNNNNNNNNNNNNNNNNNNNNNNNNNNNNNNNNNNNNNNNNNNNNNNNNNNNNNNNNNNNNNNNNNNNNNNNNNNNNNNNNNNNNNNNNNNNNNNNNNNNNNNNNNNNNNNNNNNNNNNNNNNNNNNNNNNNNNNNNNNNNNNNNNNNNNNNNNNNNNNNNNNNNNNNNNNNNNNNNNNNNNNNNNNNNNNNNNNNNNNNNNNNNNNNNNNNNNNNNNNNNNNNNNNNNNNNNNNNNNNNNNNNNNNNNNNNNNNNNNNNNNNNNNNNNNNNNNNNNNNNNNNNNNNNNNNNNNNNNNNNNNNcatccatccatccatccatccatccatccatccatcatccatccatcatccatccatccatcatccatccatcatccatcatccatccatccatcatccatcatccatcatccatccatcatccatccatcttCCCTCCAtctctccagcccttccccatcCATCCTGTCCGTGTGGGGGGGGAGGGTACGTACCGACCTCCAGGCACCCCCCGAGCCCGACCAGCAGCCCGGCCGAGTGGTAGAGCGGCAGCGTGGTGTAGACGACGTCGTCGGGCCGCAGGCCACAGATCCTGCCCAGGCTGGCCACCATCATCAGCCTCAGCTCCGTGATCACCGCGGCCTTGGGCAGCCCTGCGGGGGACAACAGGCGGTGGGGCGCGGTCCTGGCCGGGTCCTGGAGTGACCGGCGGTGACCACGACCCCCCTGCAGCTGGGGGTCTTTGTGCCTTGTCGGAGGAGCCGTGAGGAACCTGGTCCAGCTCATCCCGTGAGTGGTGCCCAACCCTCCCAGGAACACTGGACACACCTGGCCCAGGTGGACCCACAATGGTCAGGCCTGGAGAAAGACCCCCCCAAGACCACTCCAAGCTGTGTGGACATGGCCAGGACACACCTGGCCCAGGTGGACCAGCAGTGGTCAGGGCTGGAGAAAGACCCCTCCAAGTTGCCCACGTGGACACGGCCAGGACACACCTGGCCCAGGTGGACCCACAATGGTCAGGCCTGGAGAAAGACCCCCCCAAGACCCCCCCAAGACCCCTCCAAGCTGCCCACGTGGACATGGCCAGGACACACCTGGCCCAGGTGGACCAGCAGTGGTCAGGCCTGGAGAAAGACTCCCCCAAGACCCCTCCAAGCTGCCCAGgtggacacagccaggacacaccTGGCCCAGGTGGACCCACAATGGTCAGGCCTGGAGAAAGACCCCCCCAAGACCCCTCCAAGCTGCCCCACCCTCTCAAGCTTCTCCTGCTcgccccagcccagccccggtGAGGTTCCCCAGCTCACCGGTGGTGCCGGAGGTGTAGATGAACATGGCCTTGGAGTTGGCGGCGACGCCGGCGCGGTGCCAGGCGGGCAGGGGCTCATCGGAGGCCGCCTCGATGGCGGGGAGCAGCGCCTCCACCCCCGGCGTGGGCGACGCCGAGCTCAGGTAGAAGACGCGGACGCCGTCGCGCCGCAGGTCCGGCAGCACCTCCTCCACGGCCTCCCGGAGCTCTGCGGGGACACCGGGAAGGTCCCGtgggggtgaggagggggcGCAGAGGGGTGGGGGGCGCACCTGAAGGGGCCCGAAATGGAATCATGGATGGGCGGGTCAAGATTCCACCTGGAAATCCCAAATGGGCGCTCGATGTACCCCAAAGAGGGGCAGAAATCGGGTGGGCATCCCAGGAACCACGGATGGAAGGTCCAAGGATCCCAGGTGGACACCCCAAGGTCCCCCCCAGGTGGGCACCCGGTCAGGTGGGCGCCCCAGACATCCCAAACGTGTTCCCAAAGAAGCCCAGGTACATCCTAAATAGGAACCGAGATCCTTGGGCGCCCTGAAGATCCGGGATGGGACACGCAAGGATCCCAGGTGGGCACTCAAAGCACCCCAAAANNNNNNNNNNNNNNNNNNNNNNNNNNNNNNNNNNNNNNNNNNNNNNNNNNNNNNNNNNNNNNNNNNNNNNNNNNNNNNNNNNNNNNNNNNNNNNNNNNNNNNNNNNNNNNNNNNNNNNNNNNNNNNNNNNNNNNNNNNNNNNNNNNNNNNNNNNNNNNNNNNNNNNNNNNNNNNNNNNNNNNNNNNNNNNNNNNNNNNNNNNNNNNNNNNNNNNNNNNNNNNNNNNNNNNNNNNNNNNNNNNNNNNNNNNNNNNNNNNNNNNNNNNNNNNNNNNNNNNNNNNNNNNNNNNNNNNNNNNNNNNNNNNNNNNNNNNNNNNNNNNNNNNNNNNNNNNNNNNNNNNNNNNNNNNNNNNNNNNNNNNNNNNNNNNNNNNNNNNNNNNNNNNNNNNNNNNNNNNNNNNNNNNNNNNNNNNNNNNNNNNNNNNNNNNNNNNNNNNNNNNNNNNNNNNNNNNNNNNNNNNNNNNNNNNNNNNNNNNNNNNNNNNNNNNNNNNNNNNNNNNNNNNNNNNNNNNNNNNNNNNNNNNNNNNNNNNNNNNNNNNNNNNNNNNNNNNNNNNNNNNNNNNNNNNNNNNNNNNNNNNNNNNNNNNNNNNNNNNNNNNNNNNNNNNNNNNNNNNNNNNNNNNNNNNNNNNNNNNNNNNNNNNNNNNNNNNNNNNNNNNNNNNNNNNNNNNNNNNNNNNNNNNNNNNNNNNNNNNNNNNNNNNNNNNNNNNNNNNNNNNNNNNNNNNNNNNNNNNNNNNNNNNNNNNNNNNNNNNNNNNNNNNNNNNNNNNNNNNNNNNNNNNNNNNNNNNNNNNNNNNNNNNNNNNNNNNNNNNNNNNNNNNNNNNNNNNNNNNNNNNNNNNNNNNNNNNNNNNNNNNNNNNNNNNNNNNNNNNNNNNNNNNNNNNNNNNNNNNNNNNNNNNNNNNNNNNNNNNNNNNNNNNNNNNNNNNNNNNNNNNNNNNNNNNNNNNNNNNNNNNNNNNNNNNNNNNNNNNNNNNNNNNNNNNNNNNNNNNNNNNNNNNNNNNNNNNNNNNNNNNNNNNNNNNNNNNNNNNNNNNNNNNNNNNNNNNNNNNNNNNNNNNNNNNNNNNNNNNNNNNNNNNNNNNNNNNNNNNNNNNNNNNNNNNNNNNNNNNNNNNNNNNNNNNNNNNNNNNNNNNNNNNNNNNNNNNNNNNNNNNNNNNNNNNNNNNNNNNNNNNNNNNNNNNNNNNNNNNNNNNNNN
Protein-coding sequences here:
- the LOC107199154 gene encoding very long-chain acyl-CoA synthetase-like, encoding MALPSALAAAVAGLLLLLLLLLLSPAARARLLPPPPLLWHDLVAFASTAGSALRCRRRLSRRPAVTLLDVFRQHARSRPRRPLLRFQEEIYTFEDVERISNRAAWVLSRRLALRPGRTVAVFLPNEPAYLWTWLALAKLGCPMACLNCNVRGRALRHALEAAQATLVLASPELREAVEEVLPDLRRDGVRVFYLSSASPTPGVEALLPAIEAASDEPLPAWHRAGVAANSKAMFIYTSGTTGLPKAAVITELRLMMVASLGRICGLRPDDVVYTTLPLYHSAGLLVGLGGCLEVGATCVLRSKFSASQFWSDCRRYNVTVIQYVGELMRYLCNTPKHADDREHGVRMALGNGMRAEVWKEFLRRFGPVAVWEFYGATEGNAGFINYTGKVGAVGRANRFLKLFAPFELIRYDVEEDEVVRNERGFCIPVKPGETGLLVVKITKNTPFYGYAGDSQKTEKKILRDVLAKGDAFFNSGDLLMMDHEKFIYFQDRVGDTFRWKGENVATTEVEATLGLVSFIQEVNVYGVAVPGCEGRCGMAAVRLKDGATFDGDKLYAFTRETLPAYAAPRFVRIQDALEITGTFKQCKNNLVKEGFDPAVVRDRLFFRDDARKSYVPLTAATFAAIRDMKLSL